In Paludibaculum fermentans, the genomic stretch ATGATGGAAATGGACCAGGCGAAGCACGATGCCGAGGCGGCTACGGCCGAACGCGAGCGGCGCATCGAGTTCGCCAACCAGAAGTTCAAGGAGTCGGGCAAGCGCGGCTCCGATACGGATCGCGGCAAGTACTACATCCAGCACGGCCCGCCAGACACGGTCAACGTTGAGCCGGATGGCGAAGTGTGGCGGTATCAGACCGGCCTGATGGTCAGCTTCGATACCAAAGGCAAGCTGCGTACGATCAAGGGTAAGGTCTAGCAGCCACCGTCAAGCAAAGGAAAGGGCCGGGTTCCCCAGGGAACCCGGCCCTTTTTGTGCGCAAGCCGGAACGCGGAATGGATTGGCCGGTTCAACGGAAAACCGCGCTCCGGCACGGGGCTGGAGCGCGGTTAAAGGACTGAACCAGGGCAGGACTACTTCTTCGTAGCCTTCTTGCCGCCCTTCTTGGCGTCGGGATTCACGAAGGTGGTTTCGATCGTTCCACCCACCAGCTGAAGCAGGCCCTTGGCGGCTTCGACGTTCGGCCCGTTCGGGTCGAGCTCGAGGTACTTCTCGCAGGCTTCCTTCATGCCGGCCGGCGGCACTGGCTTGTCACCCTGCAGGGTCATCTTGCCGCTGAGCGCACTGCAATACTGGAACCAGGCCGGGGCATACTTCGGATCCAGTTCGGTCGCCTTATGGAAGGCTTCCACGGCCGGATCGGTCTGGCCCGTGTTGATCAGCACGGCGCCGAGGTTGAACATATACTTGCCGCCGCCCGCGGGTTCGAGGGAGACAGCCTTTTCGAGTTCAGCCTTGGCTTCCGGGATCTTCTTCTGCGACGCGAGGACGAGGCCGTAGTTGTTGTGCAGGCCGGCGTCGGCAGGCTGCAGTTCCAATGCCTTCAGATAGCTCTCGGCGGCGCTGGTCAGCGCGGCATCCTTGTCGGCGCCAGTCTTGGTCTTGGCCAGGGCGTCGTAGGTTGCAGCCAACTGAATCCACACGGCGGACTGCTTCGGATCCAGTTCACCCGCCTTCTTGAACGAGTCAATCGCGGTGGGGTAATCCTTGGCTTCCTTGGCGGTCATACCGGCGTTGTAAGCGTCGTTCAGAGCCTTGTTCTTCTGCATCTGAGCGGAGCGCTCTTTCAACTGCTTCTCATAGGCCGCCTTCTGCTCGGGGGTCATTTCCTTTGCCAGTTCCTGGCTGATCTGACCGGTTTCGGCAGCCTTTTGCGCAGCCTGCCGCTTCGCGGCCATTTTGCGGAGATCGAAGCTGACTTCCTGGGGTTCGCCCATCTGGCTGCGGATTCCGTTGACGGAGTCGACAACCTGTCCACCGACTTCGCAGGTAATGATGAACTGACCGGGCACTGGCATGCCGCTATAGGTCCACTCACCTTTTTTATTGGTCTTGGTGTTCCAATTACCCTTGATGTCCTTGCGTTCGATCTTGATGACGGCGCCTTGAAGGCCTTTGCCGTCCTCACCGATAACTTTGCCAGTAAATGTGCCCATCTGGCCGAAAGCCAAACCCGCCATCACCAGGCAGGTGGCCGCCGTTAGAGCAGCTTTGCGGAGCTTGCGCAACATAAGAAAGAGACCTCCAACTCTGAATCGAACCAATCCAAACATAAGGTTACTACAACGCGATTCCGCGTTGCCAGACGATTTCGTAGAGTTCCGGCCGCCGCTTCTGCTGCTGAAATCAGATGCGGCGGCCGGGTCTGAAGTTGCCCGGCCATGCGGACTATGGCAGGAATTGCGCGAGGTAGCCCCCACTCTGCAACAGGGCGGCCTGGCGCAGCTCGAGGTTACCCTCATAGGCCCGGTCTTCCACTTCGATACACACCGGACCGTCGTAAACTTCAGTCAACACAGAAAATAGCTTGCTCCAGTTCACGTCGCCTAAACCCGGCAGCTTGGGCGTGTGGTACTGGTTCGGATATGCCAGCAGGCCGACTTCGTTCAGGCGGTCCTGGTCCAGCCGGGCGTCCTTGGCATGGAAATGGAACAGCTTCGCCTTAAATTCGCGCAGCACGCCGACGTAATCCATACCCTGCCATACGAAATGGGAGGGGTCAAAATTCAGGCCGAAGCTTTCCGACGGGATGTCGTTGAACATGCGGCGCCAGATGGCGGGCGAGGTGGCGAGATTCTTGCCTCCGGGCCATTCGTCGCGGGTGAACGACATGGGGCAGTTCTCGATGCCGATCTTGACGCCGTTGGCTTCAGCCAGGGCGATGAGCGGCTTCCAGGTTTTGAGGAAGCGCGGCCAGTTCTCGTCGACGCTCTTCGTGTGGTCGCGGCCGATGAAGGTGTTGACGACCGGCACTTCCAACAGCGCGGCGGCCTTGATCACCTTCTTGAGGTGGTCGGTATAGACCTTCGCTTCGGCCAGGTTCGCCGTCAGCGGGTTGGGGTAGTAGCCCAGGCCGCTGATGGAGACACCCGTCTCGGCGCACTCTTCCTTGATGCGGGCCGCGTCGGACTTCTTGAGGTCGACGACGTCGATGTGGGTGACCCCGGCGTAGCGGCGTTCCGCTTTCCCCTTGGGCCAGCACATCAACTCGACGCAATCGAAGCCGCTCTCGGCGGCAAACTCCAGCACCTCGGTGAGGGTCTGGTCCGCGAGGATCGCGCTGACGAATCCCAATTTGAGCATTCGGTAATCTCCTTAATATCCTGAGGGCGCAACGGCGCCTTGAAAGTGGATGGCGGGCAGCCCGAGGCGTTGACGGGCGTCCTCCAGCATGGAAGCCGTGCGGGTGGCGCCGCAGCGGGTGACGCCCAGCGCGCGCACGCGCAGCAGGGCATCCAGGTCTCGAATTCCGCCGGCGGCCTTGACCTGGACCGAGGCCGGCGAGTATTGGCGCATCAGGCGCAGATCGTCGTCCGTCGCGCCGGAAGGGGCATAGCCGGTGGAGGTCTTCACCCAATCGGCCTGCAATTCGGCGCAGATCTCGCACAGACGGACCTTCTGCTCGTCGTTGAGATAGGCGTTCTCGAAGATGACCTTGATCTTCTGCCCGGCGGCATGGGTGGCTTCTTCAATTGTCCGGATGTCATTGGCAACATAGCCCCAGTCGCCGCTGAGCACGGCGCTGATGTTGACGACCATGTCCAGCTCTTCGCCCCCGTCGGCCAGGGCCTGGCGGGTTTCAGCGAGCTTGATGGCGGTCGAGTGACAGCCGTGGGGAAAGCCGATGGTGGTGCTGGCTTTTACCTGGCTGCCGCGCAGGCGTTCCGCGCAATGGCGCAGCGCGTAGGGCAGGATGCAGACGCTGGCGGTGTCATAGGCGAGCGCAAGATTGATGCCTTGCTCCAGATCGTCCCACTTCAGGGTTGGATTCAGAAGCGAGTGGTCGATCATCTTCGCAACGTCTTCGTAGGTGTAGTCGAGTGACATGGCGATGCGGGCTGGACCGCATAGTCCTCCCGTTCCAAGATATCGCGTGCGGGGGCGCGGGTGGGCATTCATACAGGCTACGGAACGAAATTAAGAGTTTCGGCGTATCATGTTCTGACATCTGGACGGATCAATCTATGGACGCGGTACATCTGCTGGCCACCACGTTGGGGTTGGGTTTCGCCGCGGGTTTGCGGCTCTACTCCACTGTTCTGGGACTCGGGCTGGCCATCCGGTTCGGGTTCCTGCGACTGCCGGAGACGCTGCATGGGCTGGAAGTGCTGGCGCATCCGGCCGTGCTGATCGCCGCTGGAGTGGCCTTTGCGGCCGAGTTCGTGGGAGACAAGATTCCCTGGGTTGACAGCGTCTGGGACTCGGTGCACACCATCATCCGGCCCATTGGCGCGGTGGTGCTGGCGGCCACGGCCTTTGCGGATCTCGATCCGGTTGTCCGGCTGGTGCTGGTGATCCTCTGCGGCGGGGTGGCGTTGTCGAGCCATGCTACCAAGGCGGCGACGCGGCTGGCGGTGAACCACAGTCCGGAGCCCTTCTCCAATGTGGCGCTGAGCCTGATGGGCGATGCGGCGGCGCCGTTCATGGTGTGGCTGACGACGTCGCACCCGATGATTGCGCTGGTCCTGGTGCTGGGGTTCCTGGTGATGTTTGCCTGGCTGGCGCGCCGCATCTGGCGGCTGTTGCGCGGTGGATTTGAACGGCTGCGGCGCTGGTCGATGGCCTAGCGGCTAAACTGAAGTCGGATCCATGCCAGAACCGACGTTGCTCACATTAGCTCCCCAACCTGCTTTGGTGATCCGGGCGACCACCGCTCCGGACCAGATCGCGGCCGTACTGCACCGCTGCCTGCCGGCGGTATGGCAATGCGCGGTGGCGCGCGGGGCGACGATCTCCGGCGCGCCGTTCACCCGGTACCTGCAGTTTGACGAGCAGGGTCTGATGGAGATCGAGGTGGGCATGCCGGTGCTCGAAGCGGTCGAGGGCCAGGATCCGGTACAGGCCGTGGAGTTGCCGGGCGGCCCGTGCGCGACGCTGGTACACGAAGGCGTCTACGAACGGCTGCCGGCCACACACATGGCGCTGGACGAATGGCTGGAGTCGAAGGGGCGGCAACCGGCGGGGCCGCGCTGGGAATCATATGTGACCGATCCCGGCAACACCCCGGATCCGTCTGACTGGCGTACCCTGCTGGCGCAGCCTCTCGTTCCTGAGTAGACAAAGCAGCGCCTCTGATTGCTGCAGCCGGCGGCTTGGATTCCGAATCTATACCCCATAGTGCTGTCTCGCCGTAGTTGCGGCTACCATAAGGACAGATCCAGCAGAGGAGCGCTATGGCTGAACCTATTTCCGAAATTGGCCTGATTGGCCTCGCCGTCATGGGCCAGAATTTCGCCCTGAACGTTGCCGACCATGGTTTTCCGATCTCCGTCTTTAACCGGACGACGGCCACGATGCAGAAATTCGTGGCGGAGAACCTGAATACGCCGGGCGGACTGAAGGGCTTTGCGACGCTGGAGGAGTTTGTGGCGTCGCTCAAGAAGCCGCGGCGGGTGATGATTCTGGTGAAGGCCGGCGCCGGCACGGACGCCGTGATCAACGGCCTGATCCCGCTGCTGGAGAGCGGCGACATCATCATCGACGGCGGCAATGCGAACTGGAACGACACGATCCGGCGCGAGCGCGAGTTGAAGGCCAAGGGCCTGCGGTTCATCGGCTCCGGCGTCTCGGGCGGGGAAGAGGGCGCGCGGTTTGGTCCCTCGCTGATGCCGGGCGGCGATCCGGCGGCGTATGAGTTCATCCGTCCCATCTGGGAGGCGGTGGCGGCCAAGGTGGACAAGGCTTCCGGCAAGCCGCTGGAAGGCGCCGCACCGGGCAAGCCGATTCAGGGCGGGGTGCCGTGCACCACGTACATCGGACCGGACGGGGCGGGGCACTACGTCAAGATGGTCCACAACGGCATCGAGTACGGCGACATGCAGATGATCTGCGAAGCCTACGCGCTGATGACGGGTGTGCTGGGCTACACGGCTCCGGAGTGCGCCAAGGTCTTTGCCGAATGGAACAAGGGCGTCCTCGACAGCTTCCTGATTGAGATCACGGCCGATATCCTGGGCCAGGCGGATCCGGTGACGGGCAAGCCGATCGTGGACGTGATCCTGGACACGGCCGGGCAGAAGGGCACGGGCAAGTGGACTTCGGTGAGTGCCCTGGACATGGGCGTTCCGGCACCGACGGTGGCCGAGGCGGTGTTTGCGCGCTGCATCTCGGCGGTGAAGGAAGAGCGCATGGCCGCGTCGAAGATCCTCACCGGGCCGGCCGAAACCTTCAGCGGCGACAAGGCCGGCATGGTGCAGGCGATTCACGACGCGTTGTACTGCTCGAAGATCTGCTCCTATGCGCAGGGTTTCCAACTGATGCGCGAGGCGCAGAAGGAGTACAACTGGACGCTGCACTTCGGCGAGATCTCGATGATCTGGCGCGGCGGCTGCATCATCCGGGCGCGGTTCCTGCAGAAGATCAAGGAAGCCTACGACCGGGACGAAAAGCTGGCGAACCTGCTGCTGGATCCCTACTTCAAGAGCGAGATCGACCGGTGCCAGGAGAACTGGCGGAAGGTGGTGTCGGCGGCGGCCACCTATGGTGTGCCTGCTCCGACGTTCTTCTCGGCGCTGGCGTATTACGACAGCTACCGGGCTCCGCGGCTGCCGGCGAACCTGCTGCAGGGGCAGCGGGACTTCTTTGGGGCGCACACCTATGAACGGGTGGATCAGCCGCGCGGGAAGTTCTTCCACATCGACTGGCCGAAGCCGGGCCGGCCCCAGTTGGATATATAGACGGTAAGTTCCTGCGCCCGGGCGGTTTTACCAGCGCCGTCCGGGTGCCTTTCGAGGCTTGTACGGGTGTGATGCGGTGCGTGTTGCGATAACATGACAAGCATCACCAAGTGAGGAGCCGGGCTGGGATGCGGGCTATCTGGATTACTGCTGTTTTGCCGGGCGTGCTGTTTGCCGCAGGCGCCAAGAACGTCGATTTCGACCGCGAAGTGCGGCCGATCCTTTCCGACAAGTGTTTCCAGTGCCACGGCCCTGATGAGAAGACGCGGAAAGCGGGCCTGCGGTTTGACGATCGCGAGAGCGCCTTCGGCAAGGGCGTGATCTCGCCAGGCCATTCGGCCGACAGCAAACTCTACAAACGGATCAGCCACGAGAAGAAGGGCCTGCGGATGCCTCCGCCGACTTCGGGCATGTCTCTGACAGACACCGAGATCGGGGTGATCAAGCGCTGGATCGACGAAGGCGCGAAGTGGGAGACCCACTGGGCGTACCGGCCTCCGAAGCGGGCTGAGCTGCCTGTGACGAAGCGGAAGAACTGGGCGCGGAACCCGATCGACTCCTTCCTGCTGGCGCGGATCGAGAGCGAAGGACTGCAGCCCTCGCCCGAGGCCTCGAAGGCGACCCTGATCCGGCGGGTGACGTTCGACCTGACGGGCCTGCCTCCGACGACGGCTGAGGTGACGGCCTTCCTCAACGACAAAGCTCCGAACGCGTATGAGAAGGTGGTGGACCGGCTGCTGGCGTCTCCGCGCTATGGCGAGCGCATGGCGATGCAGTGGCTGGACCTGGCGCGCTACTCGGATACGCACGGATACCACATCGATTCGCACCGTGACATGTGGCCTTGGCGCGACTGGGTGATCTCGGCCTTCAACCGGAATCTGTCATTCGATCAGTTCACGGTCTGGCAACTGGCCGGCGACCTGCTGCCGAACGCGACGCGCGAGCAGCGCGTGGCTACGGGGTTCAACCGGAATCACATGATCAACTTCGAGGGCGGCGCGATTCCCGAGGAGTATCAGGTGGAGTACGTGGCCGACCGCGTGGAGACGACTTCCAACGTCTGGATGGGCACCACGCTGGGCTGCGCGAAGTGCCACGACCACAAGTACGATCCGATCCGGCAGAAGGACTTCTACCGGTTCGGCGCGTTCTTCAATACCTTGCCGGAGAAGGGCCTGGACGGGCAGAAGGGCAACGCGGAGCCGCTGCTGGAGCTGCCGGATGACGCGCAGGAAAAGCAGATGGCGGAGCTGAAGCAGTCGCTGCAGGCGCGCATGGATGTGCTGGCGCCGGAAGACCTGATGCTGGCGCAGTGGGCCTGGGAGAAGGCGAGCTTTGACGGCGCGAATCCGAGTTCACCGACGGAAGGGCTGCGGGCGTGGTACGAGCTGGATGGCAACCTGACGGACATCAGCGGGCACTTCCGGAACGGGCGTGTGTTGAAGGGCGATATCGTCTATGGCTCGGGCGGTCCGGTGAACCGGGCGGCGGACATCGATACTTCGGCGGTGGTTCGCTGGCCGGCGGGCGTGCTGGAGCCGGGCAAGCCGTTCACGCTGGCGTTCTGGTTCCGCATTGGGCGGCAGAAGGAATCGAAGATGTTCCAGGTGCTGGAAGGCCCGAAGGGCTTTGAGGTGGGCTTCGGCGAACCGGAGACGCTGCCGAGGCTGAGGCGCGGGCATCACCTGGAAGTGCGGTGGTTTGACGGAGCGGCGAAGGAGTACGCGCTGCGCTCGGACGAGTGGATTGAGCAGGGCCGGATGTACCATGCGGCGCTGGTGAGCGACGGCCGGCAGGTGAGCCTGTTGCTGGATGGCCAGCCTTCCAAGCTGATTGTGGAGAAGCAGACGCTGAGCGGGCCGCTGGACGTGAACGGGCCGATCGACTTGAACAACACGGCGACGGGCGGCTTCTTCCGCGGCCGGCTGGACGATTTGCGGGTGTACGGGCGGGCGCTGAAGCAGGAAGAGGCGGTGCGGCTGGCGGTGGACTATCCGGCCGAGGTGCTGCTGGCGACGCCGGGCAAGCGGTCGAGCGATCAATACGGGCGGCTGCGCGAGTACTACCTGACGAAGGCGGGTCCGGCGGAGTGGCGGCAGGCCTATGCGGAGTTCAAGACGCTGAGCGAGCAGAAGGAACTGCTGGAAGAGAAGATCCCGACGACGATGGTGATGGAAGAGGCGAAAAAGCCTCGCGAGACCTACCTGCTGGGGCGCGGCGATTACACGAACAAAGTGGAGAAGGTGATGCCGGGCGTCCCGTCGATGCTGCCTCCGCTGCCGGCTGGCGTGAAAGCGGACCGGCTGGCGCTGGCGCAGTGGCTGGTGAATCCGAATCATCCGCTGACGGCTCGGGTGGCGGTGAACCGCTACTGGCAAATGTACTTCGGCACGGGCATCGTCAAGACTTCGGAAGACTTCGGTTCGCAGGGTGAACCGCCGGTGCATGCGGAACTGCTGGACTGGATGGCGACCGAGTTCATGCGAACGGGCTGGGACGTGAAGGGCATGCAGCGGCTGATTGTGACGTCGGCGGCGTACCGGCAATCGTCGAAGGTGAGTCCGGCGCTGCATGAGAAGGATCCGGAGAACCGGCTGCTGGCGCGGGGGCCGCGGTTCCGCATGCCGGCGGAGATGGTGCGCGACAATGCGCTGGCGGTGAGCGGCCTGTTGAAAGAGAAGATCGGCGGGCCGAGCGTGCTGCCGTACCAGCCACCGGGGCTGTGGGAAGAGCTGGCGTTCGGCGAGGCGTTCTCGGCGCAGGAGTACAAGCAGGATCACGGGGACAAGCTGTACCGGCGGTCGATGTACACGTTCTGGAAGCGCACGGTGCCGCCGGCGTCGTTGAACACGTTTGACGCTCCGGATCGCGAGAAGTGCACGTCGCGGCGGGCGGTGACGAACACTCCGCTGCAGGCGCTGGTGACGCTGAACGATCCGACGTATATCGAGGCGGCGCGGAACCTGGCACAGCACCTGCTGGAGAAGAAGGAGACCGACGACCAGCGGCTGCGCGACGCGTTTGAGCGGGTGACGGCGCGGCCGCCGTCGAGCGCGGAGCTGCAGGTGCTGCGGGCGTCGTTGAAGGGCGAGATGGCGAGCTACCAGCAGAATGCCGGGGGCGCCGAGGAGCTGCTGAAGATTGGTGAATCGGCGGTGGACCGCAGGGTGGAGCCGGCGGTGCTGGCGGCGTGGACGAATCTGTGCACGGTGCTGTTGAACCTGGACGAGACGATTACGAAGGAGTAGATGACATCATGAATCGCCGCGAACTCCTGACTCGATTGCCCATGGGCATTGGCGTGGCCGCGCTGTCGCATCTATTTGGGGCCGAAACAAAGAAGGGCATTCCCGGTTTGCCGGGGCTGCCGCATTTCGCGGCGAAGGCGAAGCGGGTGATCCTGCTGCACCAATCGGGCGGGCCGTCGCAGATGGACCTGTTCGACTACAAGCCTGGGATGAAGAAGTACCAGGGCGTGGACCTGCCGAACAGCGTCCGGAACGGGCAGCGGATTACGGGGATGACCTCGGGGCAGGCGACGTTCCCGGTGGCCTCGTCAATGTTCCAGTTTCAGCAGTATGGGCAGACTGGCACGTGGGTGAGCGAGCTGTTGCCGCATACGGCGAAGATCGTGGATGAGCTGGCGCTGATCAAGACCGTGCATACGGAGGCGATCAATCACGATCCGGCGATCACGTTTTTCCAGAGCGGCAGCCAGCAGCCGGGCCGGCCGAGCATTGGCGCGTGGGTGAGCTACGGGCTGGGCAGCGAGAACGAGAACCTGCCGGCGTTTGTCGTGATGGTGAGCCAGGCACACGCGATCAACACGGACCAGCCGCTGTTTTCGCGGCTGTGGGGCAGCGGGTTCCTGCCGTCGAACTACCAGGGCGTGAAGTTCCGGGCGTCGGCGGATCCGGTGCTGTACCTGTCGGATCCGAAGGGCATCACGAAGCAGAACCGGCGTTCGATGCTGGATGCGATCGGGAAGCTGAACGAGATGAAGTTCCAGCAGGTGGGCGATCCGGAGATCGAGACGCGCATCACGCAGTATGAGATGGCGTACCGGATGCAGACGTCGGTGCCCGAGCTGGTGGACCTGTCGAAGGAGCCGGAGAGCACGTTCGAGATGTATGGGCCGGAGTCGAAGAAGCCGGGGAGCTATGCGCGGAACTGCCTGCTGGCGCGGCGGCTGGCGGAGCGCGGGGTGCGGTTCATCCAGCTTTATCACCGGGGCTGGGACCAGCATAACGACCTGCCGCGAGATTTGGCATTGCAATGCCGGGGTACGGATCAGCCGACGGCGGCGCTGGTGGCGGACCTGAAGCAGCGGGGTCTGTTGGAGGACACGCTGGTGGTGTGGGGCGGGGAATTCGGGCGGACCGTGTACTGCCAGGGGCGCCTGAGCGAGTCGAATTACGGCCGGGACCATCATCCGAGGAACTTCTGCATGTGGATGGCGGGCGGCGGCGTGAAGGCGGGCGCGCGGGTCGGGGAGACGGACGATTTCAGCTACAACATCGTGCAGGATCCGGTGCATGTACACGATATGCAGGCGACGATTCTGCGGTGCCTGGGGATCGACCATAAGAAGCTGACGTACCAGTTCCAGGGGCGGCATTTCCGGTTGACGGATGTGCATGGGGAGCTGGTGGAGCCGGTGTTGAGTTAGGGACGGGGTTGGCTGGTCCGGGCTGGTCGAGTGTCAGAGATGGACGGGCGCACGAGGGGGTGACGATACCTGGCGCGCCCTTTTTGCGTGGGGGCGGTTTGGGTGTCAAAGAGCGGGTGGGGTGCGGCTTGGCGCGGGTGCCCCATTTGGTTGGTGGGTGTCGGTTTGCAGAGGGTGGCTGGGGCGCCGGCCAGGGGACCGGCTGCGGACGAGGGCGTCCGCCGTCCCAGCGCGGGGCGGCGTCTGGATGGTTAGGGGGAGCGTGCTTCTGGGTGGGGGTGGATGGCCCTGGTTGCCGGTTCTGATGCCGGGGGCGGTGTTGGGTTTGTTCGCTCGTGGAGAGTGGATTTCGGGGGCTGCGCGGGTCTCTTCTGAGTGTGGCTTTTTGTGGACGCGGAGGAAAGCTCGGGGGTGGTTGGGTACGGGTGGGCTTCGTGGTGGGGGCTCGTTGTGGTCGCGGTTGTCGATTGGGAGGATGGCCCGGTCGTTGGCTTTGATGCCTCGCGGGGAGTGGATTGCGCGGGTGTGGGCGTGGTCGCGGGGTGGTTGGTTGGGGACTTTCGGTTGGCTGCCCGCTCGTTGACACTCGCGGCTCGGTTCGTGGTTGCGGGGCTGGGCGCGGGGGCGTCCGTGGTGTCGGGGTGTTCGGGCGTGAGGGGCTCGGTGGGTGTCGGGGGAACGGGGGGCACTGGTTGTTGGTGGGTTGGGGACTTTTGGCGGACTATCCGCTCGTTTACACTCGCGGCTCCGTTTGCGGCGGCTCCGTTTGCTTCGCTGGCCCGGTTGGCTTCGTTTGACGGGGTGGGCTTGCGGGCGTGCTTGAGACAGCGGAGGCTTAGGCCGGGGGCTGTGGGTGGACGGATGGCCTTCACAGGTTGCGGAGCTGGGACCGGGCGGACGGGGCGGCAGGCTCCTCGGGCTTCCAGGAGGGGTTGGCGGCATGGGGGCGGAACGAGATTGCTATTGCCTGACGCAGGCGCTTGGTCTTCGGCACCGATTGGTGTCGTGCGGATTGCTCCGGCTTGCGCGGTTAAGGCTATGGGCCTGGTGGAACCTGCGGCCGCGGCGAAGAGGGCCTGGACCCGGGCGGGGATGGCGGCCTGATGCAGCGCCCGATCAGGTAGAGGCGCGCTTCGATGTCTTCCGGCAGGCGGTGCGGGCCGGAGTAGAGATTGTGGCGGGTGGCGTTCTGTGAGACCCGGAGCTTGCCTTCGGCGGTGCGGGGGCCGGTCGATTTCTGGGCGTTGGCTCGGTTGGCGGCGAGGCGGCGCTCGGAGATGGGTTGGTTGGCCATAGCGGTGGTTCCCTGGGCCGGACCTCAGCTGGGGTTGCTCCTCAAGGCCTGGAGGGCGGCGATGTCGGCCCGGCTGCGGCGCCAGGAGCGGGTCTCGAAGTCCTGGCCGGCGCGGACGCAGGCGGTGTCGCGGGGGCCGAACTGGCGGAAGGCGGCGTAGGTGCGGTAGGCGGGATCGGCGTTGGGGCACTCCTTTGTCACCGAATCCCAGTCGCGCTCGATGGCGGCGGAGAGAGCTGTGCTTTCGAGGAGCGAGTAGCGGGCCTTGCGCCAGAGTTCCTCGGCGATGGAGTCAGCGACGTGCTGCTCGAAGCGGGTGGCCGGGGTGAAGTGTTGGTGGACGTCGTCCCGCAGTCCCGAGAAGAGGGCTTGATCCTCGATGCACGCGATCAGGCTGGCCGAGTCGTCTCCGAGTAGGAGGGCGTTCTCGGCGCTGGTGGTTGCCAGGAAATGGCGCGACGGTACCATGTCGTCCCTATTCGTATTGAAAATCCGCATAGTTGTTCTCCTTGGGCAACGTTATACAGGCAGGATCCAAGGCTGTTGGGGGGGCTTCCCCGTAACCGATTGATTCGAAAGCGACGATAAATTTCGAACTTGGGAACTGGTTTTGAGGGAGGGGCGGAAATGGGGGAGAAGTCGAGCGGGCGGGGGTGCGGGGGTTGGTGGCGGGGTGGCTTCGTGAAGGCGGGGCGGGCCCTAGACGGACAGGGACACAGGCACCCATTCCAGCGGGGTTTTCTTCCTCCTGATTGCAGACGGTTTAGTACTATTTAAGGGATATGGCGCAGGATCGGGCTGACACGATCGATTCGGGCGTGGCGGCTGGCGATGGTACCGAGAAGGATCGACGACTAGAGGCAAACTGCCTCCCTTGGGGGTGGGAAACTCCAATCGAAGTGCGGATTCTGACCTATTGCGTTGGAACTGGCGGCGGATCGCCTGTTACCAATCCAAATCTTCCCTCAGCCTGTCGAGCTGGTCGCGGAACTGACGCTTCAGGTGCTCGGCGTTGTCGTAACTGGTGGGGAAATGTCCCAACCCCTTGAGCTTCTCCTGAAAGGCCCAAAGCGAGAGGAGATCTTCCTTTCGCGCGCTACCGGTTTTGATGTCCGCATTCTTGAAGTAGGTAAAGATGCTGGGCCGGCCGCTTCTCATAAACTGCCCGTATGCTACGTCGAATTCCTCCTCGGTGAACTTGCCCGTCTTCGTGAAGAACAGGCCGACGAAAATATCACACGCCCGAACCTTCTTGTTGTATTCATCCTGGAGCCGCGTCCCGGACATGGCATCCAGGAAGTTCTCCCAGCGGTCAATCTGGAGATAGAGTCCTTCCTTGCGGAGGTCGTCGGTCCGCTGGCGAAAGTAAAGTTCGAAATCGTCCCGGTCTTGCTTCAACTCCATCGAAGAGGCGAGAAAGATCCGAATCGTGCGATCCCTCGCAGGAGCCGGCTGGGCCCAGCGCGGTAAGTCGTCCGTGGCGATACCATCCAATAGCCCGAGGACATTTACTTCCGAGTAACTGAGCG encodes the following:
- a CDS encoding DUF1553 domain-containing protein, with the protein product MRAIWITAVLPGVLFAAGAKNVDFDREVRPILSDKCFQCHGPDEKTRKAGLRFDDRESAFGKGVISPGHSADSKLYKRISHEKKGLRMPPPTSGMSLTDTEIGVIKRWIDEGAKWETHWAYRPPKRAELPVTKRKNWARNPIDSFLLARIESEGLQPSPEASKATLIRRVTFDLTGLPPTTAEVTAFLNDKAPNAYEKVVDRLLASPRYGERMAMQWLDLARYSDTHGYHIDSHRDMWPWRDWVISAFNRNLSFDQFTVWQLAGDLLPNATREQRVATGFNRNHMINFEGGAIPEEYQVEYVADRVETTSNVWMGTTLGCAKCHDHKYDPIRQKDFYRFGAFFNTLPEKGLDGQKGNAEPLLELPDDAQEKQMAELKQSLQARMDVLAPEDLMLAQWAWEKASFDGANPSSPTEGLRAWYELDGNLTDISGHFRNGRVLKGDIVYGSGGPVNRAADIDTSAVVRWPAGVLEPGKPFTLAFWFRIGRQKESKMFQVLEGPKGFEVGFGEPETLPRLRRGHHLEVRWFDGAAKEYALRSDEWIEQGRMYHAALVSDGRQVSLLLDGQPSKLIVEKQTLSGPLDVNGPIDLNNTATGGFFRGRLDDLRVYGRALKQEEAVRLAVDYPAEVLLATPGKRSSDQYGRLREYYLTKAGPAEWRQAYAEFKTLSEQKELLEEKIPTTMVMEEAKKPRETYLLGRGDYTNKVEKVMPGVPSMLPPLPAGVKADRLALAQWLVNPNHPLTARVAVNRYWQMYFGTGIVKTSEDFGSQGEPPVHAELLDWMATEFMRTGWDVKGMQRLIVTSAAYRQSSKVSPALHEKDPENRLLARGPRFRMPAEMVRDNALAVSGLLKEKIGGPSVLPYQPPGLWEELAFGEAFSAQEYKQDHGDKLYRRSMYTFWKRTVPPASLNTFDAPDREKCTSRRAVTNTPLQALVTLNDPTYIEAARNLAQHLLEKKETDDQRLRDAFERVTARPPSSAELQVLRASLKGEMASYQQNAGGAEELLKIGESAVDRRVEPAVLAAWTNLCTVLLNLDETITKE
- a CDS encoding DUF1501 domain-containing protein, which codes for MNRRELLTRLPMGIGVAALSHLFGAETKKGIPGLPGLPHFAAKAKRVILLHQSGGPSQMDLFDYKPGMKKYQGVDLPNSVRNGQRITGMTSGQATFPVASSMFQFQQYGQTGTWVSELLPHTAKIVDELALIKTVHTEAINHDPAITFFQSGSQQPGRPSIGAWVSYGLGSENENLPAFVVMVSQAHAINTDQPLFSRLWGSGFLPSNYQGVKFRASADPVLYLSDPKGITKQNRRSMLDAIGKLNEMKFQQVGDPEIETRITQYEMAYRMQTSVPELVDLSKEPESTFEMYGPESKKPGSYARNCLLARRLAERGVRFIQLYHRGWDQHNDLPRDLALQCRGTDQPTAALVADLKQRGLLEDTLVVWGGEFGRTVYCQGRLSESNYGRDHHPRNFCMWMAGGGVKAGARVGETDDFSYNIVQDPVHVHDMQATILRCLGIDHKKLTYQFQGRHFRLTDVHGELVEPVLS